The following proteins come from a genomic window of Synechococcus sp. BIOS-E4-1:
- the tatC gene encoding twin-arginine translocase subunit TatC codes for MPLVDHLEELRQRVLRSLVAVVVCALACLLAVRPLVRILEEPAGSIRFLQLAPGEFLFVSFKVAGYAGLTLALPYVLYQGLAFVLPGLTRGERRLIAPSVAGSAVLFMAGLGFAWWALVPAALNFLVSYGADVVEPLWSIERYLDFVLLLMLSTGLAFQLPVLQLLLGVFGLVNWQRMLSAWRWVVLISALAGAVLTPSTDPVTMLLLAGAITALYLIGVLLVAAVQRFRAETPPESPPPAAAD; via the coding sequence TGCCTCTGGTTGATCATCTGGAGGAACTGCGTCAGAGAGTGCTGCGCAGTCTTGTCGCAGTGGTTGTCTGTGCCTTGGCCTGCCTTCTGGCGGTGCGGCCTCTGGTCAGAATTCTTGAAGAGCCCGCCGGTTCGATCCGTTTCCTGCAACTGGCTCCTGGGGAGTTTCTGTTCGTCTCCTTCAAAGTGGCCGGCTATGCGGGACTCACGCTGGCACTTCCCTACGTGCTGTATCAGGGGCTTGCCTTTGTTCTGCCAGGCCTGACCCGTGGAGAGCGTCGACTGATTGCGCCGTCGGTGGCGGGATCAGCTGTTCTGTTCATGGCTGGGCTGGGCTTTGCATGGTGGGCACTGGTGCCTGCTGCGCTGAATTTTCTCGTCAGTTATGGCGCCGATGTCGTTGAGCCCCTCTGGTCGATTGAGCGCTATCTCGACTTCGTTCTGCTGCTCATGCTGTCGACCGGGCTGGCTTTTCAGCTTCCAGTTCTGCAGCTTCTTCTGGGAGTCTTCGGCCTGGTCAACTGGCAACGCATGCTCTCCGCATGGCGCTGGGTCGTGCTGATTTCAGCCCTGGCCGGTGCTGTCCTGACGCCGTCCACGGACCCGGTCACCATGTTGTTGCTGGCTGGGGCAATCACCGCTCTCTACCTGATCGGAGTGCTTCTCGTCGCAGCGGTTCAACGGTTCAGAGCAGAAACTCCTCCAGAGTCCCCTCCCCCTGCAGCTGCAGACTGA
- a CDS encoding DUF3067 family protein, which produces MLADPSSERQSRPLSVDEVIDLLRSRWQASYDLQLVTRRRRMYIQVMWAYLEQQSFPLDEPDYRAHLAEVLEIVNRLGEAETVRDWLLTTRDKPRLGKALSLQLQGEGTLEEFLL; this is translated from the coding sequence GTGCTCGCTGATCCCTCCTCCGAGAGGCAGTCGCGCCCTCTGTCGGTCGATGAAGTCATCGACCTGCTGCGCTCTCGCTGGCAAGCCAGTTATGACCTTCAGCTCGTCACCAGGCGCAGGCGGATGTACATCCAGGTGATGTGGGCTTACCTCGAGCAACAGTCCTTCCCTCTGGATGAGCCCGATTACCGGGCTCATCTCGCGGAAGTCCTGGAAATCGTCAACAGACTGGGGGAAGCGGAGACTGTGCGTGACTGGTTGCTCACGACCCGGGACAAGCCGCGACTCGGAAAGGCGCTCAGTCTGCAGCTGCAGGGGGAGGGGACTCTGGAGGAGTTTCTGCTCTGA
- the petC gene encoding cytochrome b6-f complex iron-sulfur subunit — MTQMPAADVPGMGRRQFMNLLTFGSVTGVALGALYPVVNYFIPPRAAGSGGGTSAKDELGNPVTLTGWLSDHPTGDRSLVQGLKGDPTYLIVEGEDAIGSYGINAICTHLGCVVPWNSGANKFMCPCHGSQYDATGKVVRGPAPLSLALANVSVEDDNVFVSQWTETDFRTGEKPWWG, encoded by the coding sequence ATGACTCAGATGCCAGCCGCTGATGTGCCCGGAATGGGCCGCAGGCAGTTCATGAATCTTCTGACCTTTGGGTCCGTGACTGGCGTCGCCCTCGGAGCGCTCTATCCGGTGGTGAACTACTTCATTCCTCCACGTGCTGCAGGAAGCGGTGGAGGCACAAGTGCCAAGGATGAACTCGGCAATCCCGTGACGCTGACGGGCTGGCTGAGTGACCACCCCACAGGTGATCGCAGTCTTGTCCAGGGGCTTAAGGGAGATCCCACTTATTTAATCGTTGAAGGTGAGGACGCCATCGGCAGTTACGGCATCAATGCCATCTGCACTCATCTGGGCTGTGTTGTCCCCTGGAACAGTGGTGCCAACAAGTTCATGTGCCCTTGCCACGGCAGCCAATACGACGCCACCGGCAAGGTGGTGAGGGGCCCTGCGCCCCTCTCTCTGGCCCTCGCCAACGTGAGCGTTGAGGACGACAACGTTTTCGTGAGCCAGTGGACCGAAACCGACTTCCGAACAGGTGAGAAGCCCTGGTGGGGCTGA
- the petA gene encoding cytochrome f, which yields MRRILSTLFAALIMGFAVFAAPSSSWAYPFWAQQNYASPREATGKIVCANCHLAKKITQAEVPQSVLPDTVFKAAVKIPYEQGLQEIGADGSDVGLQVGAVIQLPDGFTLAPQDRWTDEIKEETEGVYFTQYSDDQPNILLVGPIPGDQHQEIVFPVLSPDPATDSNIHFGKYQIFVGGNRGRGQVYPTGEKSNNTVYTSPASGTVSAIEDGDNGAKVITIDTADGESSTETIPVGPALLVGVGDAIEAGAPLTDDPNVGGFGQVDAEVVLQNPVRIYGLLAFFAAVSLAQIMLVLKKKQIEKVQAAEGV from the coding sequence ATGCGCCGAATTCTCTCCACACTTTTCGCAGCCCTGATCATGGGCTTTGCCGTGTTCGCGGCTCCCTCAAGCAGCTGGGCTTACCCCTTCTGGGCTCAGCAGAACTATGCATCCCCAAGAGAAGCCACAGGCAAGATCGTCTGCGCAAACTGCCACCTGGCCAAGAAAATCACCCAGGCAGAGGTTCCTCAATCCGTTCTTCCAGACACGGTGTTCAAGGCGGCAGTGAAAATCCCTTACGAGCAAGGCCTCCAGGAAATCGGTGCAGACGGCAGTGATGTGGGTTTACAGGTCGGAGCTGTGATCCAACTCCCTGACGGCTTCACCCTGGCCCCCCAGGACCGCTGGACTGATGAGATCAAGGAGGAAACGGAAGGTGTTTATTTCACGCAGTACAGCGATGATCAACCCAACATTCTTCTTGTAGGTCCGATTCCAGGTGATCAGCACCAGGAAATCGTTTTCCCTGTCCTTTCACCGGATCCTGCCACCGACAGCAACATCCACTTCGGCAAATACCAGATTTTCGTGGGGGGTAACCGAGGCCGCGGTCAGGTCTATCCCACCGGAGAGAAGAGCAACAACACCGTTTACACCTCTCCCGCCAGCGGCACCGTCTCAGCCATTGAGGATGGCGACAATGGAGCCAAGGTCATCACCATCGACACCGCTGACGGCGAGAGCAGCACGGAAACCATTCCCGTGGGGCCTGCGCTGCTGGTTGGAGTCGGTGATGCCATTGAAGCCGGTGCTCCCCTGACCGATGACCCGAATGTGGGTGGCTTCGGCCAGGTTGATGCTGAAGTTGTGCTTCAGAACCCCGTTCGCATCTATGGTCTGTTGGCGTTCTTCGCAGCTGTTTCTCTCGCCCAGATCATGTTGGTTCTGAAGAAGAAGCAGATTGAGAAGGTGCAAGCCGCTGAGGGTGTCTGA
- the lgt gene encoding prolipoprotein diacylglyceryl transferase gives MFTSPGPELFQLGPFVLRWYGLLIAVAVLIGLNLSSWLARQRGLDANLISDLLPILVLAAVVGARTYYVAFEWGSYQRSWWDVFAIWKGGIAIHGALLGGSLAVILFCRWRRVPFWDVLDVLVPSVVLGQAIGRWGNFFNSEAFGVPTDLPWKLFIPEGNRPGVFKTSEFFHPTFLYESLWNIGIFVLLMVLFRLGRERKISLPSGALSCIYLLSYSLGRIWIEGLRIDPLCLGGQPPFCDGGLRIAQLMSLGLMAIAGFGLFWLYGRKTALPDPGLKQADPS, from the coding sequence ATTTTCACGTCCCCCGGGCCCGAGCTGTTTCAGCTCGGGCCTTTCGTACTGCGTTGGTATGGACTGCTGATTGCTGTTGCCGTCCTGATCGGACTGAATCTCTCCAGCTGGCTGGCGCGACAGCGCGGCCTTGACGCCAATCTGATCAGTGATCTGCTGCCGATCCTCGTGCTTGCAGCAGTCGTCGGTGCGAGAACTTATTACGTCGCCTTCGAGTGGGGTTCCTACCAACGCTCATGGTGGGATGTGTTCGCAATCTGGAAAGGAGGTATTGCTATCCATGGAGCACTCCTGGGGGGCTCACTGGCGGTGATTCTGTTCTGCCGTTGGCGAAGGGTTCCCTTCTGGGATGTTTTGGACGTGTTGGTGCCCTCAGTGGTACTGGGACAGGCCATCGGGCGCTGGGGGAACTTCTTCAATTCGGAAGCGTTTGGGGTCCCGACCGATCTGCCTTGGAAACTGTTTATTCCCGAAGGAAACCGGCCAGGTGTTTTCAAAACGTCTGAATTCTTCCACCCCACATTTCTCTACGAATCCCTCTGGAACATCGGAATTTTTGTGTTGTTAATGGTTCTTTTCCGACTCGGACGCGAGAGAAAGATCTCGCTGCCGTCAGGAGCTCTCAGCTGCATCTATCTGCTCAGCTATAGCCTTGGTCGCATCTGGATCGAAGGCTTGAGGATCGACCCGCTCTGCCTCGGCGGACAACCACCCTTCTGTGACGGGGGCCTGCGCATCGCTCAGCTGATGAGCCTCGGCTTGATGGCCATTGCAGGCTTCGGTTTGTTCTGGCTGTATGGACGCAAGACGGCTCTTCCGGATCCGGGTCTGAAGCAGGCAGACCCTTCATGA
- the cobM gene encoding precorrin-4 C(11)-methyltransferase — protein MTMISIVGAGPGAPDLLTRRAEDRIFNADVLIWTDSLVSPQIADLAPAGCERVRTSTLTLEQVLPLMIERATSGKKVVRLHDGDPCLYGALSEQVCGLADAGIEVEVVPGISAYQATASALKAELTIPGLVQTIVLSRSGGRTGVPQREDLRNLASLQASLCLYLSARHVDEVQSTLLQHYPADTPVAIGYRVSWPDESLDLVPLDQMAKITHDRNLIRTTLYVISPAFRSTNQRSKLYSPDHDHLFRPRH, from the coding sequence ATGACCATGATCTCGATCGTGGGTGCTGGCCCGGGAGCACCTGATCTGCTGACTCGCCGAGCCGAAGACCGCATTTTCAACGCTGATGTTCTGATCTGGACCGACTCGCTGGTCTCACCTCAGATCGCCGATCTTGCCCCCGCCGGATGTGAACGGGTCCGGACCAGCACTCTCACTCTGGAACAGGTTCTGCCCCTGATGATCGAACGTGCCACCAGCGGGAAGAAAGTGGTGCGCCTTCATGATGGCGACCCCTGTCTCTACGGAGCTCTGAGTGAACAGGTCTGCGGACTTGCCGATGCAGGAATCGAGGTGGAGGTTGTTCCTGGCATCAGCGCCTATCAGGCAACCGCTTCTGCCCTGAAGGCGGAACTGACGATCCCAGGCCTGGTTCAGACGATCGTGCTGAGTCGCAGCGGAGGCCGAACAGGCGTTCCTCAACGAGAAGATCTGAGGAACCTGGCAAGCCTTCAGGCTTCGCTTTGTCTCTACCTCAGCGCCCGCCATGTGGATGAGGTTCAATCCACGCTGCTTCAGCACTACCCAGCAGACACTCCGGTCGCAATCGGCTATCGGGTCAGCTGGCCTGATGAATCACTGGACCTGGTCCCTCTCGATCAGATGGCGAAGATCACGCACGATCGCAATCTGATTCGCACCACGCTGTATGTGATTAGTCCAGCCTTTCGTTCAACCAATCAGCGATCGAAACTGTATTCGCCTGATCATGACCATTTATTCCGGCCCAGGCACTGA
- a CDS encoding DUF1330 domain-containing protein, giving the protein MAKGYWISTGMIHTSLAMVPYISRLTEWLPTVGAKFLVRDVQCDVREGSPGSLNVIIEFPSLVSAVSAYESKDYQSLIELRTPHSDLTLSISEELVA; this is encoded by the coding sequence ATGGCAAAGGGCTACTGGATCAGCACTGGCATGATTCACACCTCGTTGGCCATGGTCCCTTACATCAGCCGACTCACTGAATGGCTACCGACCGTCGGAGCAAAATTTCTTGTGCGTGATGTCCAGTGTGATGTTCGTGAAGGATCCCCTGGTTCCCTGAATGTGATTATCGAGTTCCCATCTCTGGTCTCAGCGGTTTCTGCCTATGAGTCAAAGGACTATCAGTCCCTGATTGAGCTGCGAACACCCCACTCTGATCTCACCCTGTCGATCTCGGAAGAGTTGGTTGCCTAA
- a CDS encoding helix-turn-helix domain-containing protein, with the protein MWLSDSEQAKDGTTVSTLQEIGELLRQARLEQGLSCEQLAQSLKMGSEQLQALENGDLQRLPEPVFIKAMTRRVASKLGLDSDPLITRLQDVLPAPKAANNFSSSLPGSGAANGGVAKAGASNRSQSTDSVFMPWQRLALAALAIGAVTGGAMVVASQRRSIEPASIKAATMLKQPTAPTPQPAAPQEKSAGSISISSKEPSWLSIRNGEGEVVYEGTLSDSKSLPAESNLEIYAGRPDLVLISNGDGAPRPLGPIDQVRWYKLNPEL; encoded by the coding sequence ATGTGGTTATCGGATTCCGAGCAGGCAAAGGATGGAACAACCGTCTCAACCCTGCAGGAGATCGGTGAACTGCTCCGTCAGGCTCGGCTCGAACAGGGTCTGAGCTGCGAGCAACTGGCTCAGTCCCTGAAAATGGGCAGCGAACAGTTGCAGGCTCTTGAAAATGGTGATCTGCAGAGACTTCCTGAACCGGTTTTCATCAAGGCGATGACCCGCAGGGTCGCCTCCAAGCTCGGACTCGATAGCGACCCCCTGATCACCAGACTTCAAGACGTTCTGCCTGCTCCCAAGGCTGCCAACAACTTCTCGAGTTCCCTGCCCGGAAGTGGTGCTGCCAACGGCGGTGTCGCAAAGGCAGGAGCGTCAAACCGTTCGCAAAGCACCGACAGCGTTTTCATGCCATGGCAGCGCCTGGCTTTGGCTGCTCTGGCGATCGGTGCTGTCACCGGTGGAGCAATGGTGGTGGCCAGTCAGCGTCGATCCATTGAGCCAGCCTCGATCAAGGCGGCAACGATGTTGAAACAACCCACTGCGCCCACACCTCAACCAGCTGCACCTCAGGAGAAGTCCGCAGGCTCGATCTCCATCAGCAGCAAGGAACCCAGCTGGCTCTCAATCCGCAATGGCGAAGGCGAGGTTGTTTATGAAGGAACCCTCTCTGACAGCAAATCCCTGCCTGCAGAATCGAATCTGGAGATCTACGCCGGACGGCCTGATCTGGTCCTGATCAGCAATGGAGACGGAGCACCCAGGCCCCTCGGGCCCATCGATCAGGTGCGCTGGTACAAACTCAATCCTGAACTCTGA
- a CDS encoding Ppx/GppA phosphatase family protein has product MPGAESSPAPAVDPSNQSAKQSANGDLSGSRKVRTVAAIDVGTNSTHMLVASVDVALGTFSIDLAEKSNTRLGERDPETGELTPEAMARGMESLRRFRELAVSHQVEQVVVAATSAVREAPNGRDFLQTIKDELDLDVDLVSGPEEARLIYLGVLSGMPFGDRPHLVLDIGGGSTELILADGRDARALTSTRVGAVRLQRDFVKDDPIPPQRRSFLQAFIQGSLEPAVDKVHRRIKPGETPVLVATSGTAMAIGALAASEDDRPPLKLHGYKVSRQRLNRVVDRLAVMTPEQRRGLAAINDRRAEIIVPGSLILQTTMQMLGVDELVLSERALREGLIVDWMLRHGLLEDRFSFQSSIRQRTVIHQVQRFAVNQARAERVASHALNLYDSTHKTLHRDDGSGRDLLWAAAMLHACGQHINLSAYHKHSWYLIRHGELLGYSESEHLMIAAIARYHRRSLPKKRHESWQALQTRDNRRTVSEMALLLRLAAALDRRPDPVVQTLKADVKGNDLILELVPERLNQNLSLEQWSLESCSALVREVTGLHLKVRVQD; this is encoded by the coding sequence ATGCCAGGTGCCGAGTCTTCCCCAGCACCCGCGGTGGACCCCAGCAATCAATCGGCCAAGCAGTCAGCGAACGGTGATCTGAGTGGATCGCGAAAAGTCAGGACTGTGGCCGCCATTGACGTGGGCACCAATTCCACCCACATGCTCGTGGCTTCGGTGGATGTGGCCCTGGGGACTTTCAGCATCGATCTGGCCGAGAAGTCGAATACCCGTCTCGGAGAGAGAGATCCCGAGACAGGCGAGCTGACACCCGAAGCGATGGCCAGAGGGATGGAGAGCCTTCGCCGTTTTCGTGAGCTGGCCGTGAGCCATCAGGTGGAGCAGGTCGTTGTTGCCGCGACCAGCGCTGTACGGGAGGCTCCAAACGGCAGGGACTTTCTGCAGACAATCAAGGATGAACTCGACCTGGATGTGGATCTGGTCAGTGGCCCGGAGGAGGCACGGCTGATCTACCTGGGCGTGCTGTCGGGTATGCCCTTCGGTGATCGTCCCCATCTGGTGCTGGATATCGGCGGAGGCTCCACGGAACTGATCCTTGCGGATGGTCGGGATGCCCGTGCTCTCACCAGCACACGCGTCGGCGCGGTCAGGCTGCAGCGGGATTTCGTCAAGGACGACCCGATCCCTCCCCAGCGCCGCTCATTTCTGCAGGCGTTCATCCAGGGTTCGCTTGAACCTGCTGTGGACAAGGTGCATCGACGTATCAAGCCTGGAGAGACACCAGTGCTTGTGGCGACCAGCGGCACTGCAATGGCCATCGGTGCTTTGGCGGCCAGCGAAGACGACCGGCCACCTCTGAAGCTCCATGGTTACAAGGTTTCAAGGCAGCGTCTGAACCGTGTCGTGGACCGTCTGGCCGTCATGACACCTGAGCAGCGACGTGGTCTAGCGGCCATCAACGATCGGCGTGCGGAAATCATCGTGCCTGGTTCGCTCATCCTGCAAACAACAATGCAGATGCTGGGAGTTGATGAACTGGTTCTGAGCGAGCGGGCGCTGCGCGAGGGGCTGATCGTGGATTGGATGTTGCGTCATGGCCTCCTGGAAGACCGCTTCAGTTTTCAAAGCAGCATCCGCCAGCGCACCGTGATCCATCAGGTGCAACGTTTTGCGGTCAATCAGGCCCGTGCAGAGCGGGTTGCCAGCCACGCACTCAATCTTTACGACAGCACCCACAAGACCTTGCATCGTGATGACGGATCCGGCCGGGATCTCCTCTGGGCTGCGGCCATGCTCCATGCCTGTGGTCAGCACATCAATCTCAGTGCTTATCACAAGCATTCCTGGTATCTCATCCGCCACGGCGAGCTACTGGGTTATTCCGAATCCGAACATCTGATGATTGCGGCCATCGCCCGTTATCACCGTCGCAGTCTTCCGAAGAAGCGTCATGAGTCCTGGCAGGCTCTTCAGACCCGGGATAATCGCAGAACAGTGTCAGAGATGGCTCTGTTACTTCGCCTGGCCGCAGCTCTGGATCGACGTCCCGATCCCGTTGTTCAGACGTTGAAAGCCGATGTGAAAGGCAATGATCTGATCCTGGAGCTGGTGCCGGAGCGTCTGAATCAGAACCTCAGCCTTGAACAGTGGAGTCTTGAAAGCTGTTCAGCACTGGTGAGGGAAGTCACCGGTCTGCACCTCAAAGTCAGAGTTCAGGATTGA
- a CDS encoding 4-hydroxybenzoate polyprenyltransferase — translation MTGTTFSRVMSPWVALLRWNKPSGRLILLVPAGWSLWLAPDSPPPALLVMQILIGGLAVSGAGCIANDLWDQRIDREVERTRQRPLASGALNRSQATAGLVLLLALSLGIVLSLSSQMLLCLQLAVLALPPILIYPSAKRWFPFPQALLAICWGFAVLIPWAAFTGSITPSIPLISCWFSTLCWTFSFDTVYAMADRPDDARLGLRSSALTLGRNAIRTVRAGYGLTSASLAVAAAAADVGVFFWPFWVIATIGLWRSTQTLRASEQQPATVYARHFGRQVQIGALLLVGLVLSRLS, via the coding sequence GTGACTGGCACGACCTTTTCTCGCGTCATGTCGCCCTGGGTGGCTCTGCTGCGATGGAACAAACCAAGCGGACGCCTGATTCTTCTCGTCCCCGCCGGGTGGAGTCTCTGGCTCGCTCCGGACTCTCCTCCGCCGGCGCTACTGGTGATGCAGATCCTGATCGGCGGATTGGCCGTGAGCGGGGCCGGCTGCATCGCCAATGATCTCTGGGACCAGAGGATTGACAGAGAGGTCGAACGCACACGCCAACGTCCCCTCGCCAGCGGTGCACTGAACCGGAGCCAGGCGACTGCTGGGCTCGTGCTGCTCCTGGCTCTATCCCTTGGGATTGTTCTCAGCCTGTCGTCCCAGATGCTGCTCTGCCTGCAACTGGCAGTCCTGGCCCTTCCTCCGATCCTGATCTACCCATCCGCGAAACGCTGGTTCCCATTCCCTCAGGCACTGCTGGCGATCTGCTGGGGCTTCGCGGTGTTGATCCCCTGGGCGGCATTCACAGGAAGCATCACCCCATCGATCCCCCTTATCAGCTGCTGGTTCTCCACCCTGTGCTGGACCTTCAGCTTCGACACGGTCTACGCCATGGCCGACCGTCCGGATGACGCGCGGCTCGGCCTGCGCAGCAGCGCATTGACCCTCGGACGCAACGCCATCCGGACCGTTCGAGCTGGATATGGGCTCACATCGGCATCCCTGGCCGTAGCGGCCGCAGCCGCCGATGTTGGGGTGTTCTTCTGGCCCTTCTGGGTCATCGCCACCATTGGTCTCTGGCGCTCCACACAAACCCTGCGAGCCAGTGAACAACAGCCAGCAACGGTCTATGCCCGCCATTTCGGGCGTCAGGTCCAGATCGGAGCCTTGCTGCTCGTCGGCCTTGTGCTTTCTCGTCTGAGCTGA
- a CDS encoding LD-carboxypeptidase produces MQPSEPLWPMPAPLQLGDNVTIAAPSSAICDEASLHAGIAVLESWGLTVNTPTCLGRHWGYLAGRDSARSSDLSAQAGSALLACARGGWGAARLLEHAVAWKEGWFLGFSDVTALLCSRMASGFGGGIHGPLVTTLAGEPVWSQQRLHDLLFGHSVAPLQGTSWAEGIESGPLITVNLTVASHLLGSRHLPDLRGAILVIEDVGEAPYRLDRMLTHWRLVGELQGLAGIGFGRFSGCDDAEQSDPTHTFSLEQVLRERTQDLGCPVVADLPVGHGNGGNAALPMGVPAQLDGNSGTLSLELSTQR; encoded by the coding sequence ATGCAGCCATCCGAACCTCTCTGGCCAATGCCCGCTCCTTTGCAGTTGGGCGACAACGTCACCATTGCGGCTCCAAGCTCGGCGATCTGCGATGAAGCCAGCCTGCATGCAGGGATCGCCGTGCTCGAGTCATGGGGGCTGACAGTGAACACCCCGACCTGCCTGGGTCGGCACTGGGGCTATCTGGCAGGGCGCGACAGCGCACGATCCAGCGATCTGTCTGCTCAAGCGGGGAGCGCACTGCTGGCCTGTGCCCGAGGCGGCTGGGGCGCCGCCCGTCTCCTGGAACATGCCGTTGCCTGGAAGGAAGGGTGGTTTCTTGGCTTCTCCGATGTCACAGCCTTGCTCTGCAGCCGCATGGCGAGCGGCTTTGGAGGCGGCATCCATGGACCGCTGGTCACAACGCTGGCTGGCGAACCTGTCTGGAGCCAACAGCGTCTTCATGATCTGCTGTTTGGGCATTCGGTTGCCCCCCTTCAGGGGACGAGCTGGGCTGAAGGCATCGAATCCGGCCCATTGATCACGGTGAATCTCACGGTGGCATCCCACCTGCTCGGCAGCCGTCACCTACCCGATCTGCGTGGAGCAATCCTGGTGATCGAAGACGTGGGTGAAGCTCCGTACCGCCTTGATCGAATGCTCACCCATTGGCGGCTTGTGGGGGAACTTCAGGGGCTAGCAGGCATTGGTTTCGGGCGATTCAGCGGTTGCGACGACGCTGAGCAGAGCGATCCCACACACACGTTCAGCTTGGAGCAGGTGCTGCGTGAACGCACTCAGGACCTGGGTTGTCCTGTGGTCGCGGATTTGCCCGTGGGTCACGGAAATGGAGGCAATGCAGCCCTGCCGATGGGCGTGCCCGCTCAACTGGATGGCAACAGCGGCACCCTGAGCCTGGAGCTGTCGACTCAACGCTGA
- the ispD gene encoding 2-C-methyl-D-erythritol 4-phosphate cytidylyltransferase → MHLLIAAAGSGRRMGADRNKLLLKLRGRPLLAWTLESAFAAEEIGWIGVIGQPGDQHEIAPLLQAAPKPVAWIEGGSTRQESVERGLVALPGDAEHVLIHDGARCLVDPGLFDRCAASVLGGDAVIAATPVTDTIKRVNGGGLIAETPDRAELWAAQTPQGFAVAALREGHAKARALGWSVTDDASLFERLGWPVRVLDAGPANIKVTTPFDLIVAEAVLAQR, encoded by the coding sequence GTGCATCTGTTGATTGCCGCAGCGGGCAGCGGCCGGCGTATGGGGGCTGATCGCAATAAACTCCTGCTCAAGCTTCGGGGCAGGCCTTTGCTGGCCTGGACGCTGGAGTCGGCTTTCGCGGCTGAGGAGATCGGTTGGATCGGGGTGATCGGTCAGCCTGGCGATCAGCACGAGATTGCCCCCCTCCTGCAGGCTGCGCCCAAGCCTGTTGCCTGGATCGAAGGTGGCAGCACACGCCAGGAATCGGTGGAGCGAGGCTTGGTGGCACTCCCGGGGGACGCGGAGCATGTGCTGATTCATGACGGTGCCCGCTGTCTTGTCGATCCAGGATTGTTCGATCGCTGCGCTGCTTCGGTTTTGGGCGGTGATGCTGTGATCGCTGCGACGCCTGTAACCGACACGATCAAGCGTGTGAACGGTGGGGGACTCATTGCTGAAACACCGGATCGAGCAGAGCTCTGGGCAGCGCAGACACCCCAGGGTTTTGCTGTTGCTGCTCTGCGTGAAGGCCATGCAAAGGCCAGGGCCCTCGGTTGGTCGGTCACCGACGATGCCTCCCTGTTTGAACGCCTGGGATGGCCAGTCCGGGTGCTGGATGCCGGCCCCGCCAACATCAAGGTCACCACGCCGTTCGATCTCATCGTGGCTGAGGCTGTGCTTGCTCAGCGTTGA
- a CDS encoding glycosyltransferase family 9 protein, with amino-acid sequence MRVLALSPGSLQQQLERLPALAAAADQLEASLQVACDPSHRALWTMLPAVKKVIPFPFEATPNLSDWANLLGLVREPDFQACLNFATGRQVNLMLSMSHIPMRVATEGFASTASATVEAGWTPQKLEAFLSPMGVSLNADAFRLSLPADAMEKARSAQPAGDGPLLLLAPGAFPGDWPQERWTSLPETIRSKLPQLRSLVLPTDMPVAERAAAVACADVVLSSCSLTQLIATYCGLPLVALGAKTDQLPQRDMIRRLDTDDLSSLSVPDVMQALGF; translated from the coding sequence ATGCGCGTTCTCGCTCTCAGCCCCGGAAGCCTTCAACAGCAGCTCGAGCGCCTGCCGGCTCTCGCTGCTGCCGCTGATCAGCTTGAGGCCAGCCTCCAGGTGGCCTGCGATCCATCCCATCGCGCGCTCTGGACCATGCTGCCCGCGGTGAAGAAAGTGATTCCCTTCCCGTTCGAAGCGACTCCGAACCTCTCGGATTGGGCCAACCTTCTCGGGCTGGTCAGGGAACCTGACTTCCAGGCCTGCCTCAATTTCGCCACAGGGAGGCAGGTGAATTTGATGCTGTCGATGAGCCATATCCCGATGCGGGTGGCCACGGAAGGCTTTGCCAGTACGGCCTCAGCCACGGTTGAAGCAGGCTGGACGCCGCAGAAACTTGAAGCGTTTCTGTCCCCGATGGGCGTTTCTCTGAATGCCGATGCCTTCCGCCTCAGCCTGCCTGCGGATGCCATGGAGAAAGCCCGCAGTGCTCAGCCCGCAGGAGATGGTCCTCTGCTGCTGCTTGCCCCCGGGGCATTCCCTGGTGACTGGCCTCAGGAACGCTGGACGTCACTCCCGGAGACCATCCGCAGCAAGCTGCCCCAGTTGCGCAGCCTTGTTCTACCGACTGACATGCCCGTCGCCGAGCGTGCCGCTGCCGTTGCCTGCGCTGATGTGGTGCTCAGCAGTTGTTCCCTGACCCAGCTGATTGCCACCTACTGCGGGCTGCCGCTGGTTGCACTGGGTGCCAAGACAGACCAGCTTCCCCAAAGGGACATGATTCGCAGGCTCGACACGGATGATCTGAGTTCTCTGTCGGTCCCGGATGTGATGCAGGCTCTCGGCTTCTGA